Proteins encoded together in one Xenopus laevis strain J_2021 chromosome 6L, Xenopus_laevis_v10.1, whole genome shotgun sequence window:
- the LOC121394850 gene encoding protein SQS1-like, giving the protein MTTTEPPATNSSAKKAAVIVVMVMGTILVITSILSGVGIYLYVKLKRKVESGDVENPAVSTPVAQSQSKPSLEIENETLVNAEEETGEEEETDKEETNEEEEIEEEEIEEEEIEEEEIEEEEIEEESKT; this is encoded by the exons ATGACTACTACAGAGCCGCCGGCTACAAACAGCAGTGCCAAGAAGGCGGCAGTTATAGTGGTGATGGTTATGGGAACGATTCTCGTGATAACCTCAATCTTGTCAGGAGTTGGAAT ttaccTGTATGTGAAACTGAAGAGAAAAGTTGAATCTGGGGATGTAGAAAACCCAGCAGTAAGCACCCCAGTAGCACAGTCTCAGAG TAAACCTAGTCTTGAAATCGAGAATGAAACCTTAGTTAATGCTGAAGAGGAGACTGGTGAAGAAGAGGAAACTGATAAAGAGGAAACtaatgaagaagaggaaattgaAGAAGAGGAAATTGAAGAAGAGGAAATTGAAGAAGAGGAAATTGAAGAAGAGGAAATTGAAGAAGAGAGTAAAACATAA
- the LOC121394851 gene encoding histone H3.v1-like yields the protein MRAKEQTTTAATTTTIMTTTEPLATNSSAKKAAVIVVMVMGTILVITSILSGVGIYLYVKLKRKVESGDVENPAVSTPVAQSQSKPSLEIENETLVNAEEETGEEEETDKEETNEEEENEEEETDKEETNEEEEIEEEEIEEEEIEEESKT from the exons ATGCGGGCCAAGGAACAAACAACAACTGCAGCCACTACAACCACTATAATGACTACTACAGAGCCGCTGGCTACAAACAGCAGTGCCAAGAAGGCGGCAGTTATAGTGGTGATGGTTATGGGAACGATTCTCGTGATAACCTCAATCTTGTCAGGAGTTGGAAT ttaccTGTATGTGAAACTGAAGAGAAAAGTTGAATCTGGGGATGTAGAAAACCCAGCAGTAAGCACCCCAGTAGCACAGTCTCAGAG TAAACCTAGTCTTGAAATCGAGAATGAAACCTTAGTTAATGCTGAAGAGGAGACTGGTGAAGAAGAGGAAACTGATAAAGAGGAAACtaatgaagaagaggagaatgaagaagaggaAACTGATAAAGAGGAAACtaatgaagaagaggaaattgaAGAAGAGGAAATTGAAGAAGAGGAAATTGAAGAAGAGAGTAAAACATAA
- the LOC121394849 gene encoding histone H3.v1-like: MNCELLFYFYSYLYVKLKRKVESGDVENPAVSTPVAQSQSKPSLEIENETLVNAEEETGEEEETDKEETNEEEENEEEETDKEETNEEEEIEEEEIEEEEIEEEEIEEESKT; this comes from the exons ATGAATTGtgaacttttgttttatttttacagttaccTGTATGTGAAACTGAAGAGAAAAGTTGAATCTGGGGATGTAGAAAACCCAGCAGTAAGCACCCCAGTAGCACAGTCTCAGAG TAAACCTAGTCTTGAAATCGAGAATGAAACCTTAGTTAATGCTGAAGAGGAGACTGGTGAAGAAGAGGAAACTGATAAAGAGGAAACtaatgaagaagaggagaatgaagaagaggaAACTGATAAAGAGGAAACtaatgaagaagaggaaattgaAGAAGAGGAAATTGAAGAAGAGGAAATTGAAGAAGAGGAAATTGAAGAAGAGAGTAAAACATAA